One stretch of Streptomyces sp. 135 DNA includes these proteins:
- a CDS encoding lyase family protein, which yields MDTPLTGRIASGPHRLLHDEVLAPQFAFEVEHLLPWYVAIEKVLAVEYRRMGILTPDQARLIGVALQGVTADTLTADPERNMSDIAFAIERQVDSHLASPVPAWHVDRSRNDLQACAQVMFARHQLALTARTLLDFGRAVHRVAARHTETVMPGYTHGQAAQIITVGYYLAALSEEVTAASRRLLATYDDINRCPLGAGAMAGQELDWDRGGAAELLGFEGPQPHALVSVASRSWALRITGELSQFGTVLSRFTTDLIAWGGSEYGFIDLPDAYAGISSAMPQKKNFPLLERIRGRTGHLTAFHVDALTGQRNTAYSNSVEVSKEAGAHILPAFLTARSTLALATAVMEQLRFRTDRMSAACARDYYGGFTLANRLTLDEGVPWRTAQVVAGAYILAALEQAAAPQELRPDLLQRVAKEHGHELSAPEQALAQAFDVPASIRQKRSSGSTRPAEVRELLAAQADFWRDTATAWDTRQGRVQDSMTETDRRLGIA from the coding sequence TTGGACACGCCACTCACCGGACGGATCGCTTCCGGGCCCCACCGGCTGCTCCACGACGAGGTGCTCGCTCCGCAGTTCGCCTTCGAGGTCGAACACCTCCTGCCGTGGTACGTGGCCATCGAGAAGGTCCTCGCCGTCGAGTACCGGCGCATGGGCATCCTCACGCCGGACCAGGCCCGCCTCATCGGCGTGGCCCTCCAGGGGGTCACCGCCGACACGCTCACCGCCGACCCCGAGCGCAACATGTCCGACATCGCCTTCGCCATCGAGCGCCAGGTGGACTCCCACCTGGCCTCCCCGGTCCCCGCCTGGCACGTCGACCGCAGCCGCAACGACCTCCAGGCCTGCGCGCAGGTCATGTTCGCCCGCCACCAACTGGCCCTGACCGCGCGCACCCTGCTGGACTTCGGCCGGGCCGTCCACCGGGTGGCCGCGAGGCACACCGAGACGGTGATGCCCGGATACACCCACGGCCAGGCGGCCCAGATCATCACCGTCGGCTACTACCTGGCGGCTCTGTCCGAAGAGGTGACGGCGGCCTCCCGCCGGCTGCTCGCGACCTACGACGACATCAACCGCTGCCCGCTGGGAGCCGGCGCGATGGCGGGCCAGGAGCTGGACTGGGACCGGGGCGGCGCCGCCGAGCTGCTCGGGTTCGAAGGGCCGCAGCCGCACGCCCTTGTCTCGGTGGCCTCACGGAGCTGGGCACTGCGGATCACCGGTGAACTCTCGCAGTTCGGGACGGTGTTGAGCCGCTTCACCACCGATCTCATCGCCTGGGGCGGCAGCGAGTACGGCTTCATCGACCTGCCCGACGCCTACGCGGGCATCTCGTCCGCGATGCCGCAGAAGAAGAACTTCCCCCTCCTCGAACGCATCCGGGGCAGGACCGGGCACCTGACGGCGTTCCACGTCGACGCCCTCACCGGACAGCGGAACACGGCGTACTCGAACTCGGTCGAGGTGTCCAAGGAGGCGGGCGCCCACATCCTGCCCGCCTTCCTGACCGCACGCTCCACCCTGGCCCTGGCCACCGCCGTCATGGAGCAACTGCGCTTCCGCACCGACCGGATGTCCGCGGCCTGCGCCCGCGACTACTACGGCGGCTTCACCCTGGCCAACCGGCTGACACTCGACGAGGGGGTGCCCTGGCGCACCGCACAGGTGGTGGCGGGCGCGTACATCCTCGCCGCGCTCGAACAGGCGGCGGCACCTCAGGAGCTCCGCCCCGACCTCCTCCAACGGGTCGCCAAGGAGCACGGCCACGAACTGAGCGCCCCCGAACAGGCGCTCGCGCAGGCGTTCGACGTCCCCGCGAGCATCCGGCAGAAGCGCTCTTCCGGTTCGACCCGGCCCGCCGAGGTCCGCGAACTGCTCGCGGCGCAGGCGGACTTCTGGCGGGACACGGCAACGGCATGGGACACGAGGCAAGGGCGCGTACAGGACTCCATGACCGAGACGGACCGCCGGCTGGGCATCGCCTGA
- a CDS encoding class I SAM-dependent methyltransferase — protein sequence MPVNSASAPDELAKGQWNDAYRLDGHANLWGDPPVPYVVNAAKLFADHSAFVVLDLPCGDGRNLPPLAQAATVVLGGDTSLNAMGIARTVVAKAAADNVVFHETDVFATGLPDDSVDGIFCWDLLGHLTEPEKALQELHRVCRPGGHIVANMWTMGDCQVADPGMVAIGPKEYRDHADFYCKFYDRPDLDAYLAACGLSDEVSAVEQLRWMEPPHAGYRPYFHEHESLAFTLRKRSR from the coding sequence GTGCCTGTGAATTCCGCGTCCGCCCCCGACGAGCTGGCCAAGGGCCAGTGGAACGACGCCTATCGCCTCGACGGGCACGCCAACCTCTGGGGCGACCCGCCGGTTCCCTACGTGGTCAACGCCGCCAAGCTCTTCGCCGATCACTCGGCCTTCGTCGTCCTCGACCTGCCCTGCGGCGACGGGCGCAACCTGCCGCCGCTGGCGCAGGCCGCCACCGTGGTGCTCGGCGGCGACACCTCCCTCAACGCCATGGGCATCGCCCGTACGGTCGTCGCCAAGGCCGCCGCCGACAACGTCGTCTTCCACGAGACCGATGTCTTCGCCACCGGGCTGCCCGACGACTCCGTCGACGGCATCTTCTGCTGGGACCTGCTGGGACACCTCACCGAACCGGAGAAGGCGCTTCAGGAACTGCACCGCGTGTGCCGGCCCGGTGGTCACATCGTGGCCAACATGTGGACCATGGGGGACTGCCAGGTCGCCGACCCCGGCATGGTCGCCATCGGCCCCAAGGAGTACCGCGACCACGCCGACTTCTACTGCAAGTTCTACGACCGCCCCGATTTGGACGCCTACCTCGCCGCGTGCGGGCTGAGCGACGAGGTGAGCGCGGTGGAGCAACTGCGCTGGATGGAGCCCCCGCACGCCGGGTACCGCCCCTACTTCCACGAGCACGAGAGCCTCGCCTTCACCCTCCGCAAGAGGAGCCGGTAG
- a CDS encoding kinase: MLKDAGFGAANGTFGELLQGMLPDAQRFLVTFPLDTWSTAVFRPAAKGGGVSVYPPGKAKSRLLATRMLRAYGHDVGGTLELSGGLAEGKGLASSSADLVATARAVADALDVDLDEETTEEFLRGIEPSDGVMYAGIVSYHHREVRLRERLGFLPPLTVIAHDAGGMVDTVRFNRAAPTPDRRTRRTYASLLDGLSAAIRSRDLPAVGRITTLGARLHLGPQPDFRFDRMRKICREVGGLGLVIAHSGTYLGILLGEARDEDPARIERARAWCAELPGTVSVFRSLGADATAPSSALHPACHAGDEHAL; this comes from the coding sequence GTGTTGAAAGACGCGGGCTTCGGCGCCGCCAACGGAACCTTCGGCGAGCTGCTCCAGGGGATGCTGCCGGACGCGCAGCGCTTCCTGGTGACCTTTCCCCTCGACACCTGGTCGACCGCCGTCTTCAGACCGGCCGCGAAAGGCGGCGGCGTCTCGGTGTACCCGCCGGGCAAGGCCAAGTCGCGGTTGCTGGCCACCCGCATGCTGCGCGCCTACGGACATGACGTCGGCGGCACCCTCGAACTGAGCGGCGGCCTCGCGGAGGGCAAAGGCCTCGCGAGCTCCTCCGCGGACCTGGTCGCCACCGCGCGGGCCGTCGCCGACGCCCTCGACGTGGACCTGGACGAAGAGACGACGGAGGAGTTCCTGCGCGGCATCGAACCGTCCGACGGCGTGATGTACGCCGGCATCGTCAGTTACCACCACCGTGAAGTGCGCCTGCGGGAGCGCCTCGGCTTCCTCCCGCCGCTGACCGTGATCGCCCACGACGCGGGCGGCATGGTCGACACGGTCCGCTTCAACCGTGCGGCGCCGACACCCGACCGGCGTACACGACGCACGTACGCTTCCCTGCTCGACGGACTGTCCGCGGCGATCCGCTCCCGTGACCTGCCCGCGGTCGGACGGATCACGACCCTCGGCGCCAGGCTGCACCTGGGGCCCCAGCCCGACTTCCGCTTCGACCGCATGAGGAAGATCTGCCGCGAGGTGGGCGGGCTCGGCCTGGTGATCGCGCACAGCGGCACCTACCTCGGCATCCTGCTCGGCGAGGCCCGCGACGAGGACCCGGCGCGCATCGAGCGGGCCCGCGCCTGGTGCGCCGAACTGCCCGGCACCGTCAGCGTCTTCCGCTCGCTGGGCGCGGACGCGACCGCACCCTCATCCGCCCTGCACCCCGCCTGCCACGCTGGAGACGAACATGCTCTTTGA
- a CDS encoding FAD/NAD(P)-binding protein: MCIVGLGSRGCSVLERISTLAQNSTSLSSVCVDVVDPASSGQGLHATDQPDYLLLNTLCGEISMFPGEESVGAETGKDGPGLYEWVTERGLRLGPDGRTVSTTGGRAIAPDDFLPRRLLGEYLQWFFERTCRLAPANVRIRLHRSAAVDLEPDEETDTTRITLADGTLIETDFAFLTLGHVGNKRPGKLRGNPGTVLRRVTDPYPLPESVAGVEPGSSVAVAGFGLSAMDTVAALTVGRGGTFSRESGRVRYLAGGAEPRIVLYSRSGMPFRVRPKRPEMTSRFQPVALTREVVASLRSAGPLDFDERLLPLLMSEMRIAYHRCRTLVEEGPAAEEAVAADLVQATASGKLTAALDLLDQVHGAFDPATLWDPSATMDRRDSASYQRWFTDTVRDDLAEADKGLTLSPVKAALEAFREVRDILRDAVNFRGLTGSSLEEFLCRTVPLMNRAVVGPQRDRYAELLALADAGIVRFPLGPAPLVAPGQGEDTGRWTLASTRLEDPHHESVDWLCAGNAPWPALETSASPLVRSLHRRRVLSPLLPGSDRVATADVDEALHPVGPDGTSHRRLWLIGPLTEGATFYNHLIPTPGYSRAFVDAHRCVADMFGQFTREQRADTPVRPAPKETSCL, from the coding sequence GTGTGCATTGTCGGGTTGGGGTCCCGAGGGTGCAGTGTTTTGGAACGGATCAGCACTCTGGCGCAGAATTCCACTTCCCTCTCCTCCGTGTGTGTGGACGTCGTCGATCCCGCCTCCTCGGGACAGGGGCTGCACGCGACCGACCAGCCCGACTACCTCCTCCTCAATACTCTCTGCGGCGAGATATCCATGTTCCCGGGGGAGGAATCCGTGGGCGCGGAGACCGGCAAGGACGGCCCGGGGCTGTACGAGTGGGTCACGGAGCGCGGCCTGAGACTGGGCCCGGACGGCCGTACGGTGAGCACGACGGGCGGCCGCGCCATCGCTCCGGACGACTTCCTGCCCCGCCGCCTGCTCGGCGAGTACCTGCAGTGGTTCTTCGAGCGGACCTGCCGCCTGGCCCCTGCGAACGTACGCATACGACTGCACCGTTCCGCGGCGGTCGACCTGGAACCGGATGAGGAGACAGACACCACGAGAATTACTCTCGCGGACGGGACACTCATCGAGACGGACTTCGCGTTTCTGACCCTCGGGCACGTCGGCAATAAACGGCCGGGAAAGCTGCGGGGAAATCCAGGGACCGTACTGCGCCGCGTGACCGATCCTTATCCGCTGCCGGAGAGCGTCGCGGGCGTGGAACCGGGCAGTTCGGTGGCCGTCGCCGGATTCGGCCTCTCGGCCATGGACACGGTCGCCGCGTTGACGGTCGGGCGAGGCGGAACATTCTCGCGGGAATCCGGCCGGGTCCGCTATCTGGCCGGTGGAGCCGAGCCGCGCATTGTGCTGTACTCCCGGTCCGGTATGCCTTTCCGGGTACGGCCGAAGCGCCCGGAGATGACCAGCCGCTTCCAGCCCGTCGCCCTCACCCGTGAGGTCGTGGCGTCGCTGCGCTCGGCCGGCCCGCTGGACTTCGACGAGCGGCTCCTGCCGCTGCTGATGAGCGAGATGCGGATCGCCTACCACCGCTGCCGGACCCTGGTCGAGGAGGGGCCGGCCGCCGAGGAGGCGGTGGCCGCCGACCTCGTCCAGGCGACCGCCTCGGGCAAACTCACCGCGGCGCTCGACCTGCTCGACCAGGTGCACGGCGCCTTCGACCCGGCCACCCTCTGGGACCCCTCCGCGACCATGGACCGGCGTGACAGCGCCTCGTACCAGCGGTGGTTCACCGACACCGTGCGCGACGATCTCGCCGAAGCCGACAAGGGGCTGACCCTCAGTCCGGTCAAGGCGGCCCTGGAGGCTTTCCGCGAGGTACGTGACATCCTGCGCGACGCGGTCAACTTCCGCGGCCTGACGGGTTCCTCACTCGAAGAGTTCCTGTGCCGCACGGTGCCGTTGATGAACCGCGCGGTGGTCGGCCCGCAGAGGGATCGCTACGCCGAACTCCTCGCGCTCGCCGACGCCGGAATCGTCCGCTTCCCCCTCGGGCCGGCCCCGCTCGTGGCCCCGGGACAAGGCGAGGACACCGGCCGCTGGACCCTCGCCTCAACCCGCCTCGAAGACCCGCACCACGAGAGCGTGGACTGGCTGTGCGCGGGCAACGCGCCCTGGCCCGCCCTGGAGACGTCGGCGAGCCCGCTGGTGCGCTCGCTGCACCGGCGCCGGGTGCTCAGCCCGCTCCTGCCCGGCAGCGACCGGGTAGCCACCGCCGACGTCGACGAGGCGCTGCACCCCGTGGGCCCGGACGGCACAAGCCACCGGCGGCTCTGGCTGATCGGCCCGCTGACCGAGGGGGCCACGTTCTACAACCACCTCATCCCGACCCCGGGGTACTCCCGGGCCTTCGTGGACGCCCATCGCTGCGTCGCGGACATGTTCGGCCAGTTCACCCGAGAACAGCGTGCGGACACCCCCGTACGCCCCGCGCCCAAGGAGACATCGTGCCTGTGA
- a CDS encoding pyridoxal-phosphate dependent enzyme: MLFESVTDAIGHTPLVRAAVDAADGVEVYFKLEFQNLYGMKDRVARNIIMRARERGVLTEGAPIIESSSGTMALGVALVGASLGHHVHIVTDPRIDRITLAKLRALGCEVHIVQAMTGGGWQSARLELLHQLRADLPGAFWPDQYENPDNPAAYRALAAELRQDLHDFDVLVGSVGSGGSLCGTARALARTMPDLKVVGVDSVGSVLFGQPDRPGRRQSGLGNSLLPGNLDRRLIHEVHWLNDREALTATRELAREQQIFAGNTSGSVYHIVRHVAAHAEPGTRIVGILPDRGDRYVDTIYDDDYWAAQEIDALPRSSSPAPISARAGDVSETWSRAADIDRSDDKQRLLFIESNTTGTGMLALELAQEFALRPTLLTNDPARYRGLPDTGAEVITCDTNSPAELRGTILREFRREQIAGITTTSDFYLFPTAEVADWLGLPGSPADAVAVCRDKSRSRRRLADAGIRQPRSAVVTRGDQLEKAVTEAVARTGLPCVVKPLDDSGSNHVLLCTQVSQALSQARVILAEETNVRGQRTAGAVLVEEYLDGPEFSVETISRHGETHCLGIVEKHLAGPPYFVERGHVFPAPLPPGTAEHLTGAALRALEAVGLTDGAAHTEIRLTADGPVVIEINARPAGGMIPELVRLTTGLRMQEQQLRIALGRKPHPVPEPDGVAAIQFLLTDRSGILARVDGVEAARAVEGVQQVTVTASPDQRVGPARNAYHRLGFVIARAGTAEEAVAACAKAQTELEVVLEGPSAVQDRDT, encoded by the coding sequence ATGCTCTTTGAGAGCGTCACGGACGCCATAGGACACACCCCCCTGGTTCGGGCCGCCGTCGACGCGGCGGACGGCGTGGAGGTGTACTTCAAGCTGGAGTTCCAGAACCTGTACGGGATGAAGGACCGCGTCGCCCGCAACATCATCATGCGGGCCCGCGAGCGCGGCGTCCTCACCGAGGGCGCGCCCATCATCGAAAGCTCCTCCGGCACCATGGCCCTGGGCGTCGCCCTGGTCGGCGCGTCGCTGGGACACCACGTCCACATCGTCACCGACCCCCGGATCGACCGGATCACCCTGGCCAAGCTCCGCGCCCTCGGTTGCGAGGTGCACATCGTGCAGGCGATGACGGGCGGCGGCTGGCAGAGCGCCCGCCTCGAACTCCTGCACCAGCTGCGCGCCGACCTGCCCGGCGCGTTCTGGCCCGACCAGTACGAGAACCCCGACAACCCCGCCGCGTACCGCGCGCTGGCCGCCGAACTCCGCCAGGACCTGCACGACTTCGACGTCCTCGTCGGGTCCGTGGGCAGCGGCGGGTCGCTCTGCGGCACGGCACGCGCGCTGGCCAGGACGATGCCTGATCTCAAGGTGGTCGGCGTGGACAGCGTAGGGAGCGTCCTCTTCGGCCAGCCCGACCGGCCGGGACGGCGGCAGAGCGGGCTCGGCAACAGTCTGCTGCCCGGCAATCTCGACCGGCGGCTCATCCACGAGGTGCACTGGCTCAACGACCGGGAGGCGCTCACCGCCACCCGTGAACTCGCCCGGGAGCAACAGATCTTCGCGGGCAACACCTCGGGCTCCGTCTACCACATCGTGCGCCACGTCGCCGCGCACGCCGAGCCCGGCACCCGGATCGTGGGCATCCTCCCGGACCGCGGCGACCGGTACGTCGACACCATCTACGACGACGACTACTGGGCCGCGCAGGAAATCGACGCGCTGCCCAGGTCGTCGTCCCCCGCACCGATCTCGGCGCGGGCCGGGGACGTCAGCGAGACCTGGTCCCGCGCCGCGGACATCGATCGCTCGGACGACAAGCAGCGGCTGCTGTTCATCGAGTCGAACACCACCGGCACCGGAATGCTCGCCCTCGAACTCGCCCAGGAGTTCGCCCTGCGCCCCACCCTGCTCACCAACGACCCCGCACGGTACCGGGGCCTGCCGGACACCGGCGCCGAGGTGATCACCTGTGACACCAACTCCCCGGCCGAACTGCGGGGCACGATCCTGCGGGAGTTCCGCCGGGAGCAGATCGCCGGAATCACCACCACGAGCGACTTCTACCTCTTCCCCACCGCCGAGGTCGCCGACTGGCTGGGCCTGCCGGGCAGTCCGGCCGACGCGGTGGCCGTCTGCCGGGACAAGTCCCGCAGCAGGCGGCGGCTGGCCGACGCGGGCATCCGGCAGCCCCGCTCCGCCGTGGTGACCCGCGGCGATCAGCTGGAGAAGGCGGTCACCGAGGCCGTGGCCCGCACCGGTCTGCCCTGTGTCGTCAAGCCCCTCGACGACAGCGGTTCGAACCACGTGCTGCTCTGTACGCAGGTGTCGCAGGCCCTCTCCCAGGCCCGGGTCATCCTGGCCGAGGAGACGAACGTACGCGGCCAGCGCACCGCGGGCGCCGTACTGGTGGAGGAGTACCTCGACGGGCCCGAGTTCAGTGTCGAGACCATCAGCCGGCACGGCGAGACCCACTGCCTGGGCATCGTGGAGAAGCACCTCGCCGGGCCCCCGTACTTCGTCGAACGCGGCCATGTCTTCCCCGCCCCGCTCCCCCCGGGCACGGCGGAGCACCTGACCGGTGCCGCCCTGCGCGCCCTGGAGGCGGTCGGTCTCACCGACGGCGCCGCGCACACCGAGATACGGCTCACCGCCGACGGGCCCGTCGTGATCGAGATCAACGCGCGTCCCGCCGGCGGCATGATCCCCGAACTGGTCCGGCTGACGACCGGGCTGCGGATGCAGGAGCAGCAGCTGCGGATCGCACTCGGGCGGAAGCCGCACCCCGTGCCCGAGCCGGACGGCGTCGCGGCGATCCAGTTCCTTCTCACGGACAGGTCCGGCATCCTGGCCCGGGTGGACGGAGTCGAGGCGGCCCGCGCGGTCGAGGGCGTCCAGCAGGTGACGGTGACGGCCTCGCCGGATCAGCGGGTGGGGCCCGCGCGCAACGCCTACCATCGGCTGGGGTTCGTGATCGCCCGGGCCGGGACCGCAGAGGAAGCCGTGGCGGCCTGCGCGAAGGCGCAGACCGAACTCGAAGTGGTGTTGGAGGGCCCGAGCGCGGTGCAGGACAGGGATACGTGA